The segment TTTGTAGAAAAAACAGAGATTGGTGAAAACAGATTACTACCTATTACAATTAGAGAAAGATTATCAATAATTCCTGATGAAGATCTTGCATTATTGGGATATGATCCTAAGACTGCACGTCCAGAATGGTTTGTTTTACAAGCATTACCTGTACCTCCTGTAACTGTTAGACCTTCAATTATTCTAGAAACTGGAATTCGCTCTGAAGATGATCTTACTCACAAATTAGTTGACATTATTCGTGTTAATCAAAGACTAAAGGAAAGTAAAGAAGCTGGAACTCCTCCACTAATTGTACAGGACTTGGTTGATCTTTTACAATATCACGTTACAACCTATTTTGATAATGAAGTTAGTGGAATTCCACAAGCCCATCATCGTTCTGGACGTCCACTCAAAACATTAACTCAAAGATTAAAAGGAAAAGAAGGACGATTTAGAGGTTCATTATCTGGAAAACGTGTTGACTTTTCAAGTAGAACTGTTATCTCTCCAGATCCAAACTTAGATTTATCTGAAGTTGGCGTTCCTGAAACTGTAGCCAAAAAATTAACCATTCCTGAAATTGTAACTGATTGGAATATTGAAAAATTAAAAAAATTGGTAATCAACGGTCCATCTACTTTCCCTGGTGTGAATTACATTACACGTCCTGATGGTGTAAAAATTAGACTTGACTTTGTTGAAGACCGTTCATTAATTGCTGATTCCCTAGAAATTGGATTCTTGGTTGAAAGACATCTAATGGATGGTGATATTGTATTGTTCAACAGACAACCATCACTTCACCAAATGTCTATCATGGCACATTATGTTAGAGTATTACCTGGAAAAACTTTCAGACTACATCCATCTGTTTGTCCTCCTTACAATGCTGACTTTGATGGTGATGAAATGAATCTTCATGTTCCACAAAGTGAAGAAGCACGTTCTGAAGCAATTTTACTAATGAGAGTTCAAGATCAATTAATTTCTCCAAGATTTGGAGGTCCAATTATTGGTGGTCTTCGTGACTTTATCACTGGTGCATACCTCATGACAAAAGACGGAACAACTCTATCTAGTCAAGAGTTTGCAAATCTTGCAATGCTTGGAGGATTTACAGGACAACTACCAGAACCTGAAAACAAGAAAGAAAATCTCTATACTGGAAAACAATTATTCTCAATATTCCTTCCTGAAGATTTCAATTATGTAATGACATCAAAGTGGTCTAAAGGTACTAAAGGAAAAGAAAAAGATGTTGTAATCAAAAATGGCCAACTAATCAGTGGTGTAATTGATAAATCATCAATTGGTGCTGAAGAACCAGAAAGTGTACTACATAGAATTGCAAAAGATTATGGTAATGAAAAAGCAAAAATTTTCTTAAACTCTGAATTAATTGTTATCAAACAATTCATCACTCATTATGGATTTAGTTATGGATATGGTGACTTGGAAGTTCCTGAAAAAGATCGTGAAGGAATCAGTTCTGACATAAATCAAACATATGATGAAGTTTTAGATTTGATTAGTCAAGAAAAGAAAGGAACACTAAAGGCAACAAGAGGAATGACTACTCAAGAAACTCTTGAAGCATACATTGTAAATAATTTGGGTAAACTAAGGGACAGAGCTGCCACTGCTGCAAATCTCTCACTTGATGATGATAATGCGGGTAAAATTATGGCAACTACTGGCGCTAGAGGTTCATCATTAAACGTAGGACAAATGGCTGGCGCCTTGGGTCAACAAGCAAGAAGAGGTAACCGTCTTAACAAAGGCTACAATAATCGAGTTTTAACTCATTTCGAAGAGCATGAAAATGATCCTGACGCTCATGGATTTGTAAAATCAAATTATCGTGATGGTTTATCGACTCTAGAATTTTTCTTCCACGCTATGGGTGGTAGAGAAGGTCTTGTAGATACTGCTGTAAGAACACAGCAAAGTGGATACATGCAAAGAAGACTGATCAATGCTTTAGAACATATTAAACTTGAATA is part of the Candidatus Nitrosopelagicus brevis genome and harbors:
- a CDS encoding DNA-directed RNA polymerase subunit A', with amino-acid sequence MSVTSTKSIEGITFAVWSPQEIRKYSVVEITQPETYDEDGMAVQGGLMDGRLGVLEPGQKCLTDGNTAARSPGHFGHIELAEPVLHIAFVDNIYKLLQSTCRTCGRIKMSPEDIKEFSKIKERQASYTVLSQKRIPDQIQEKAKKQKDCPHCGKSQYELIFTKPTTFVEKTEIGENRLLPITIRERLSIIPDEDLALLGYDPKTARPEWFVLQALPVPPVTVRPSIILETGIRSEDDLTHKLVDIIRVNQRLKESKEAGTPPLIVQDLVDLLQYHVTTYFDNEVSGIPQAHHRSGRPLKTLTQRLKGKEGRFRGSLSGKRVDFSSRTVISPDPNLDLSEVGVPETVAKKLTIPEIVTDWNIEKLKKLVINGPSTFPGVNYITRPDGVKIRLDFVEDRSLIADSLEIGFLVERHLMDGDIVLFNRQPSLHQMSIMAHYVRVLPGKTFRLHPSVCPPYNADFDGDEMNLHVPQSEEARSEAILLMRVQDQLISPRFGGPIIGGLRDFITGAYLMTKDGTTLSSQEFANLAMLGGFTGQLPEPENKKENLYTGKQLFSIFLPEDFNYVMTSKWSKGTKGKEKDVVIKNGQLISGVIDKSSIGAEEPESVLHRIAKDYGNEKAKIFLNSELIVIKQFITHYGFSYGYGDLEVPEKDREGISSDINQTYDEVLDLISQEKKGTLKATRGMTTQETLEAYIVNNLGKLRDRAATAANLSLDDDNAGKIMATTGARGSSLNVGQMAGALGQQARRGNRLNKGYNNRVLTHFEEHENDPDAHGFVKSNYRDGLSTLEFFFHAMGGREGLVDTAVRTQQSGYMQRRLINALEHIKLEYDGTVRDPHGHIIQFLYGEDGIDVAKSDHGEAFNVDRLIESESIVDSGKAATKDEIAPIIKKYTSEFNPRLTNAVSNSLENSKLSKQGVEKVAKKGLSLYNNAKAEPGQAVGIVTAQSIGEPGTQMTLRTFHFAGIAERNVTLGLPRLIELVDARKKPVTPTMDIYLSGDAKTDQAKTVEVARNILQTTVNDLILDADTDYKTKITLNLNERKLTDRGCTLDDVKAALESNKKFKMEDNGINSVVLNLVDEEADAPAVIVVRNKVLKTTVKGVPDIARVTIVKKNDEYVIQTTGSNLSKVLEVEGIDKNNVRTNNVSEIAETLGIEAARNALINELSNTLEDQGLEVDQRYLMLVSDLMCHRGYMQQIGRHGIAGTKDSVLARAAFEITVPTIAGAARTGETEQLRGITENVIVGSQIPIGSGTVDLYMQVAKKRGSDKS